TTAGAAACTCAAAAACAAGAGATGGCATTAAGATGGGAGAAAATAAAAGAGCTAGATAAAAAGATATCTTTTGATAAAGATAAAGAAAATTTAGAGAAAAACTACAAAGAGTATAAAAAAGAGTTTGATATATATATGGAATACCTAAAACAAGATAGTGAAGAGTTATTCAAAGTTGGAGATTACTATTTTAGAGATGGAAGATACGAAAAGGCTTATGAAGTTTTTTTACAAGATAGTACAAACTTAAAAAATGTTTTTGGAGCAGCTACTACAGCAAGATTTTTAAATGAATATGACAGCTCTTTAAAATTGTATACCCAAGCAATAGATATGGCACCAAATTTTTATGAGTCATATTTAGGAAGGGGAATAGTAAATAGAAATATAGGTAATTATTCAGAAGCAATAAATGATTTTAAAAAATATATGGAATATAAAAAAGATGAATCAGTGTATACAGGTCTTGGAGATGTATATATGGTAACTGGAAACTATGAGGAGGCTAAAAAAATATTAGAGGTAGCTAGAAATAGATATCCTAATTCTAAAGTAATAAAAGATATGTTGATTAGAACATATGCAGAATTAAAAAATAACTAATTTACCAGAAGAGGTGGGGGCTTTGGAGTGGTATAGATTAGCAGTAAAAAAATTAAAAGATAGTAGTTTTAGAAGAGTTTTAGAAAAATTTGAAAAGTATGAAGATATTTTTAAATTAGATAAAATTTATCTTAAAAAATATTGTAATTTAGATGAAGAAGATTTAGAAAAAATATATTCTTCAAAAGATGTCAATATTTTAGATGAGTTAAAAAAATTGGAGAAAAATAAGATATCTCTTCTTTTTATAAAGGATAAAGAGTATCCAGAAGAGTTGAAAAATATAACTAAACCACCTATTTTCTTGTACTATCGTGGAGATATTTCACTTTTATCAGGAAAGAGAATAGGAGTAGTTGGAACAAGAAGAGCAACCTCTTATGGAAAAATAGCTTGTGAAAAATTAGTAAGAGAACTAGTAGAAAATGGAGTTACAACAGTTAGTGGTTTAGCAAATGGAATTGATGGAATTTGCCATAAAAAAACTTTAGAATTTCAAGGAAAAACAATTGCTGTAGTAGGAAGTGGATTAGATATAATATATCCCTATGAAAATAGAAAAATATGGGAAGAGATTGGAGAGAAGGGATTGTTATTAAGTGAATATCCAATGGGAACTGAACCTTTTGCTTATAATTTTCCTATGAGAAATAGGATAATAGTTGGGATTTCTCAAGGGATAGTTGTGATAGAAAGTAAAGCCAAGGGCGGAAGTTTAATTACGGCAGAGTTAGCTTTAGAAGAGGGAAGAGAAGTATTTGCTGTTCCAGGAGAGATATTTTCTCCAGCTTCTGAGGGGTGCAATACTCTGATAAAAAATTCAGGAGCAAAATTAGTAACAGATGTTGATGATATATTAGTGGAATTTGGTTGGAATAGGGAGAAAAAATTAAAAGAGGAAAAATTAGATTTGACAGATTATGAAAAAAAAATATACAATACTCTTGTAAAAGAGAAAAATTTAGATGAGATTATAGAGGAAACTTCTATGAAAGCTAGTGAAGTATTATCAATTTTAATGGATTTAGAGGTAAAAAAGATAATAGTTAGTATAGCTGGTGGAAAATATAGAAGAAAATATTAAATATTGATTTTTTTAATATAATCTAGTAGAATAAAACGGGAAAGAAGAAAGAGCAACAGGGGTGAGAAAATTGGCAAAGGCAGTAGAGAAAAAAAACTTAGTAATAGTTGAATCGCCTGCAAAGGCTAAAACCATTGAAAAAATCTTGGGGAAGACATTTCAAGTAGTAGCATCTTTTGGACATGTAAGAGATTTACCAAAAAGTAAATTAGGAGTTGATATAGAAAATAACTTTACACCTTCATACTCTACGATTAAAGGTAAAGGAGAGGTAATTAAAAATTTAAAAGCTTTAGCTAAAAAATCAGATAAAGTATATCTAGCTTCCGACCCTGATAGAGAAGGAGAAGCAATAGCTTGGCATATAGCTCATGCACTGAAATTAGATGAGAATGATGCTAATAGAATAGAGTTTAACGAAATAACTGAGCATGCAATAAAAGATTCTATTACTCATCCTAGAAAAATAGATATGGATAAAGTAAATGCTCAGCAAGCTAGACGTATTTTAGATAGATTAGTGGGATATGGTATAAGTTCATTACTATGGAAAAGCGTTGCTTCTAATACTAGTGCTGGAAGAGTTCAATCAGTTGCACTAAAACTTGTTTGTGATTTAGAGCAGGAGATAAAGAAATTTATTCCAGTAAAATTTTGGGAAGTAAAAGGAGATTTTAGTGATAATTTAAAACTTTCACTCTATAAAGTGGAAAATAAAAAAATAGATAAACTCACAGATGAAGGTATTGTAAAAGAGAATAAAAAAAATAGAAAAGAAAGAGTTTGATATTACAGAAGCGAAGGTCACTAAAAGAACTAAGAACTCTCCTCTTCCATTAAAAACTAGTACATTACAGCAATTAGCTTCATCATATTTAGGTTTTTCAGCTTCAAAAACAATGAGAATAGCTCAGGGATTATATGAAGGAATAGATGTAAATGGAATTCATAAAGGGCTTATTACTTATATGAGAACTGACTCAACAAGAATTTCTGAAGATGCACAAGAAATGGCAAAAAACTATATACTTGAAAACTTTGGAAAAGAGTATTTAGGTGTAAAGAAAGAAAGTAAGAGTAAACAAAAAATTCAGGATGCCCATGAGGCAATTCGTCCAACAGATATTAATCTTGCTCCAGATAGTTTAAGTAATTCATTAGATAAAGATCAACTAAAGCTATATAAATTAATATGGGATAGATTTTTAATCTCTCAATTAGCACCGATGAAATATGAACAATTTGAACTAGTAGCTACTTATGATAAGTTTGATTTTAGAGGAACAATCAATAAAATAATTTTTGATGGATATTATAAAATTTTTAAAGAGGAAGAGGATTTACCACTTGGAGATTTTCCAGATATAAAAGTAGGAGATAAAACTAAATTGGAAAAACTTCATATAAAAGAGGATTTTACAAAACCACCTTCAAGGTTTACAGAATCATCTCTTGTAAAAAAATTAGAAGCTGAAGGGATAGGAAGACCATCTACTTATGCTACTATAATAGAAACATTGAAAAAAAGAGAGTATGTAAAGATAGAGGGAAAAAGTTTTATACCAACAGAATTAGGATTTGAAATCGAAGAATCTTTAGATAAAAACTTTCCTAATATAATGAATGTAAAATTTACAGCTGAAATGGAAAATGAATTAGATGAGATAGCTGATGGAGAAAAGGACTGGGTAAAACTTCTTTCAGATTTTTATAAAGAGTTGAAAGAGTATATAGATAAATTTGCCAAAAAAGTAGAAGAGGAATCTAATCGTATTGTTGAATCAGATGTCCCTTGCTCTTGTGGAAAAGGTAATATGATTTTAAAAACAGGAAGATTTGGAAGATACTTAGCTTGTCCACATGTAGATGAAGAAACAGGATGTCAAGAGAAAATATCTTTAAAAGGAATAGAGATACCTGCTGAAGATATAAAAAATGGAAAAATTTTTGTGAAAAATAAAGTAGAAGAATTGGTAAAAGCTAAGCAAGGAAAACCAACAGATGTAAAAACAGAAAATGGTGATAGATATCTTCTAAAAACAGGAAGGTTTGGAAGTTATTTAGAGAGTGAAAAATACTCTGAAGATAATCTAAGAATGCCATTACCACCGGAGATAAGAAAAGCTCTAGCTAATAATCAAGTTACAGAAAAAGATGGGGTAGTATTAATTAATGCTGATCTATCTAAATTGCTAGCTGAAGATGAAAAAATACTGAAAGAAGCTGGAGTTTGTGAAAAGTGTGGAAGACCATTTAAAATTGGTAGAGGTAGATGGGGAAAATTCTTAGCTTGTACAGGATATCCAGAGTGTAAGAATATTAGAAAAATAGAGAAAAAATAAGGAGTAATTAATGACATATAATAAAGAGGTAGTAGTAGTTGGAGCTGGACTAGCTGGAAGTGAAGCGGCTTATCAATTAGCAAAGAGAGGTATAAAAGTAAAGCTTTATGAGATGAAAAAAATAAAAAAAACAGAAGCTCATAAAAGTGATGATTTTGCAGAGTTAGTTTGTAGTAACTCTCTAGGAGCTGATAATTTAGCTAATGCTTCTGGACTTATGAAAGAGGAGCTTAGAAGATTAGGTTCTTTAGTAATAAAGAGTGCTGATAACAATAGAGTTCCAGCTGGGCAAGCACTTGCTGTAGATAGAGATGGTTTTTCTCAAGAGATAACATCTACACTAAGAAAAATGGAGAATATAGAGATAATAGAAGAAGAGTTGATAGAGATACCAGAGGATAAAATAGTACTTATAGCTTCTGGACCTCTTACATCTGAGGCTCTTTCTAAAAAAATAGGGGAGCTTACTCACAGTGATTATCTATATTTTTATGATGCAGCAGCACCAATAGTTACATTAGAATCTATTAATATGGATATAGCTTATCGTCAATCTCGTTATGGAAAAGGAGAAGGAGAGTATATCAACTGCCCTATGGATAAGGAGCAATACTATGCTTTTTATAATGCTCTTATTACAGCAGAGAGAGCTCCACTTAAAGCCTTTGAAGAGGAGAAAATTTTTGATGCCTGTATGCCAGTTGAAAGAATAGCTATGACAGGAGAAAAAACTTTAGTTTTTGGTCCATTAAAACCTAAAGGACTTATAAATCCTAAAACTGATAAGATGGACTATGCTGTAGTTCAACTTAGGCAAGATGACAAAGAGGGAAAACTATATAATATAGTAGGATTTCAAACAAACTTAAAATGGGGAGAGCAAAAAAGAGTATTTTCTATGATACCAGGACTTGAAAATGCTGAGTTTATAAGATATGGTGTTATGCATAGAAATACTTTTATAAATTCTACTCAGCTATTAGATGAAACATTAAAATTAAAGACAAAAGATAATATTTATTTTGCTGGACAGATTACAGGTAGTGAAGGGTATGTTTCTTCAGTGGCAACAGGAATGATGGCAGCTATAAATATAGCTCATAGATTGGAAGAAAAATCTTCATTTATATTAGATGATAGAAGTGCAATAGGAGCAATGGTAAAATATATTACTGAAGAGAAGAAAAATTTTCAACCTATGGGACCAAATTTTGGAATAATTAGAAGTTTGGATGAAAGAATAAGAGATAAAAAAGAAAGATATAATAAAATTTCTAACATAGCTTTAGAGTATTTAGATACAAAATTAGATGAGATAAAATAGTTTATCTATTAAAGTAGAAAATTGAAAAAATAATAAAAATAAGGTATAATTATGGAGTGATATGGTAGAGATGGCAAACTGGAATATAGAAAAAGATATAAAAGATTTTTTATATTTTGAAGAGTTTGGTAATAATAAAAGTCCAAATACTATAAAATCTATGAAAAAAGATTTATTCCAATTAGCAGAATATTTAAATGAAATTGAAAAAGTGGATAATTGTATGGCTATTGATTCAGTAATGATAAGAGGATTTATAATAAATCTTCAAGAGAATGGTATTACTAAAAGAACTATAAATAGAAAGTTATCATCGCTTCGCTCATTTTTTAAGTATTTAGTAAGAGAAAAACGGATAAATCAAAGTCCAGTAGAAGTTATAGCATCTCCAAGTTTTTATACTCAAAAACCAGATATACTAACTCTTGAAGAGATAAATAAATTGAGAGAAGTAATATCGTTAAAAAATGCCAATGGTTTAAGAGATAGGTTGATATTAGAATTACTATATTCAAGTGGAATTACATCTGTAGAGATGCTTGGAGTAGGAGAAGGAGTTTTTGATTTAGATAAAAGAGAGTTATATGTATCTAATGGAAAAAGTAGAAGAGTAGTATTTTTTAGCGAAAGAACAAGAGAATTTTTCAAAAGGTATATTAAAGCAAAAAAAGAAAAATATAAGGAGAAATATAATCCTGATATATTGTTTGTAAATGGTTCTGCTACGAGATTAAGTGATAGATCTTTACGTAGAATAATAGATAGGTATGCTGTTAAAGCAGGAATAGAAAGAGAGATTAGTCCATATAGTTTTAGGCATACATTTGCTGTCCATATGCTTTCTCATGGGATGGATATTCTCTATTTGAAAGAGTTAATGGGACATGTAACTTTGGAAAGCACAAAAGTCTATCAAGAATTAATAAAATTAAAGATATAGAGCAATGAGGAGAGAGATTATGATAAAAGCTACTACTATAATTGCAGTAAAAAAAGATGGAAAGGTTGCTATGGCTGGTGATGGGCAGGTAACTTTTGGTGAAGTAGTATTTAAAAGTAATGCTAAAAAAATTAGAAAAATAGAAAAATATAATATAATGGCTGGATTTGCAGGTGCAGCGGCGGATGCTTTTGCTCTAATGGATAAATTTGAAAGTAAATTAGAGGAGTTTGGAGGAAATCTAAAAAAATCTGCTGTAGAATTGGCTAAAGATTGGAGAAATGATAAAGCATTAAGAGTTTTAGATGCTATGCTTATAGTAGCTGATAAAGATACTATATTAGTACTTTCAGGAAATGGAGATGTAATAGAACCTGATGGAGATATAGCAGCTATAGGAAGTGGTGGAAGTTATGCTTATGCAGCAGCTAGAGCCCTTCTACTACATGGTAAGGATATGCCAGTAGAACAAATAGCTATTGAAGCAATGGCAATAGCAGGAGAGATGTGTATATATACTAATTCAAATATTACCTATGATGTAATAAAATAGTGAGGAGAAGATATTATGAGTAAGAAAATTTGTATAGGTTGTGGAATTGAACTACAAAGTGATTACCCAGAAAAAAATGGATACCTTCCAGCAGCAAAATTAGAAGAACCTGGAGAACACTATTGTCAAAGATGCTTTAAAATAAAAAATTATGGGAAATATATGCCTGTAAGACTTACAAGAGATGACTATAGAAAAGTTGTTCAAGAAGAAATGGTAAATTCTCAAGTGGCGATAGCTGTTTTTGATATAATAGACTTTGAAGGTTCTTTTGATGATGAGATATTAGATGTATTAAGAGAGATGGATTCAATAGTTGTAATTAATAAACTAGATCTTATTCCAGATGAAAAACACCCTTCAGAAGTTGCTAACTGGGTAAAAGTTAGACTTGCTGAGGAGGGAATAGCTCCTTTAGATATAGCTATTGTAAGCAGTAAAAATGGGTATGGAATTAATGGAATCTTTAAGAAAATAAAGCATTTTTATCCAGATGGAGTAGAGGCATTAGTTTTAGGAGTTACAAATGTTGGTAAATCAAGTATAGTAAATAGACTTCTTGGACTTAAAAAAGTAACTGTTTCAAAATATCCAGGAACAACTTTAAAAAGTGTAAGAAATCAAATTCCACATACTAAAATTACTTTAGTAGATACTCCAGGACTTATTCCAGAGGGAAGAATATCTGATTTAGTATGTGAAAATTGTAATTTAAAAATGGTTCCAGCTAATGAAATTTCAAGGAAAACTTTTAAAATGTCTAAAGGAAGAGCTTTAATAATAGGAGAATTATTATGGTTTAGAATTTTAAATGAAGATGAAATGAAACCAATATTTTCATTATATGCAGCCAAAGATGTAACTTTCCATGAAACTAATGAAGATAAATTAAAGGAATTACTAAAAACAGACAGAGGAGATTTATTAACTCCACCTTGTGAAAATTGTATAGATGAATATAGAAAGTTAGAAAAAATAAAACATAGAGTTACAGTTAAAACAGGAGAGGAGCTTGTATTTAAAGGATTAGGATGGATATCTGTAAAAAGAGGTCCTTTAGAAATAGAGATAACTGCTCCTAAAGAAGCAGGAATTGTTATTAGAGATGCTTTTATCAAACCAAAGAGATAAGATGTGAATATGAAAATAGATAAAAAAAATATTAAAGGAAATCTCATTACAGCAGTCTTATATGTGATAGTTTTAATAGGAGTAGTTATTTTAGGTGGATATAATGTTAAGGATTTGAAAGAGGTTAAAAAAGCAGAAAAAACATTAAATAATTTAATGGAATTAAGAGTGGCATTAGAAACTTATTATCAGTTAACAAATAGCTATCCTGAATTGACAAGAGATGGGGTAAAAGATAACTTAAAACTTTTAGACTATATAAATGAAAAAGGAGAGTTAATATCTTTTGCTCAAATTTATGGGCATGATTCTATTCCAAAAACTTCTGGGACAGAAGAAGTGTTAGAAAATAATAATGTTTATGATGTTTCAGATTTTACTAAGGGAAATAATAACGGAGGATGGAACTTTGATTTTTCTGGGCATACTGGAGAAATTCATGCTAATCTTCCAAATAATATATATTTCCAAGGTATCAATTGGTGTGAATATTAATTAAAATAAGTTAAAGAGAGGAACAAAATTATGAAGTATGATATCATTTTTTTAGGTGGAGGGCAAGCTGGAATTTTTGGAGCTTATGAAGCAATAGAAAAAAAGCCAGACTTAAAAATTTTAGTACTAGATAAAGGTAAAATGTTAAAACAAAGAGTTTGTCCTAAAGAAAAACTAGGAAAATGTGTAAATTGTCCAACTTGTGCGATAATATATGGAGTAAGTGGAGCAGGAGCTTTTTCTGATTCAAAATTTAATATGGATTATAGAGTTGGTGGAGATGTACATGTTGTAACAGGTAAAAAAATAGTAAACGATACTATTAAAGATGTAGTGGAGGTATATAGAAAATTTGGATTTAATGAGGAGCCTACTGGATTAAAATATAATCCAACTATGGAGAAAATAAAAAAAGGTTGTATTGAAAATAGAATACAATTAGTAGATACTCCAACTATGCATTTAGGAACTGATGGTTCGAGAAGACTTTATACTCAACTTATAGATTATCTGTTAGAAAAAGGTGTAGAGTTTATAACTGAAAGAGAGATTGAGAGTCTAATAGTAGAGGATAATCATGTAAAGGGGATTATAGTTACACATAAGGGAAAAGAGGAAAGATACTATTCTGATAATGTAGTAGCAGGAATGGGTAGAAGTGGAGCTAAAAAGATGAAAGAGCTCTGTCAAAAGCATGATATTAAATATGAAAATGGAGCTATTGATATAGGAGTAAGAGCTGAAATTCCAGATATAATAATGAAAGAGATAAATGAAAACTTTTATGAAGCTAAAATGATTTATTACTCAAGAAACTATAGAGATAAGATGAGAACATTTTGTAGTAATCCAAGTGGATTTATTGCAGCAGAAAAGTATGATGATTTTATATTAGCTAATGGTCATGCATATAAGGACAGAAAATCAACTAATACAAATCTAGCTCTACTTTGTACAAAAAAATTTACAGAGCCATTTAATCAACCATTTGAATATGCTACAGCGATAGCTAAGATGTCATCTATGCTTACTGGAGGGAAATTATTAGTTCAATCATATGCTGATTTAAAAGAAGGAAGAAGATCAACTGATGAAAGATTAGAGAGATTAAACATTGTTCCAACAACTGAAGATTATGTTGCTGGTGATATTGCTCTAGCTTGTCCTCAGAGACTTTTAGATAATATAATGGAATTTATTGAAGTATTAGATAAAATAACTCCTGGTTTTGCTTCTGGAGATTTATTGTTATATTTCCCAGAAATAAAATTTAGAAGTACAAGATTAGAGATAAATGAGCATATGGAAACATCGATGAAAGGACTATATGCAGTAGGAGATAGTTCAGGTTATGGTAGTGGATTAAATATTGCTGCTGTAATGGGTATACTTGCTGTAAGAGACATAATTAATAAGTAAAAATAGAAATGGTGTTTTGTTTTTCATTTTTTGGAGAAAAAAGCACCATTTTTTATAGCTTTGAATTGAAAAAAATAAGAAATTATGGTAAAATTGAGTAAGAAGAGTTAGTGGAGGAAAAAAATGGGTTTTTTAAGTAAACTGTTCGGTAGAAAAAAAGATGAAGAAAAAAAAGAACCTCTAAAAATTGCAGAGGTAGAAATAGATGAGATATTAGAAAAAAATGAAGAGATTTCAGAAGAGGTTAAAGAAAAGAAAGAGACTGTTCAAGAAAGTATAGAAAAGAAAGTTGAAAAAGTTGAAGCCAAAAAAGAGATAGAAGATGATATAAAAAGTGAAGCTATTGTTGAAAAAAATAGTGAAGAAGCTCAAGTAATAAAAGAAGTAAAAGAAGAAAAAAAAGGATTTTTTGCTTCATTAAAGGATAAACTTTTTAAATCTAGAGAGGGACTTTTTGGTACATTAAAGTCATTTATTTTAGGTAGAAGTGTTATAGATGATGAGATGTATGAAGAATTAGAAGATATATTAATACAATCAGATATTGGAATGGATATGACAGTTAAGATTGTAAAAGAGCTTGAGAAAGAAGTTAAAAGAAGAGGAGTAAAAGACCCTAAAGAAGTTTATCCAGTACTTAGAGAAGTAATGGAAGGATTTTTAATAAAAGAAAATAATGAAATTCACATAGAAGATGGGAAATTAAATGTTATTTTAGTTGTTGGAGTAAATGGAGTTGGAAAAACAACAACTATTGGGAAATTAGCTTCTAAATATGTAAAAGAAGGGAAAAAAGTTATTTTAGGAGCAGGAGATACCTTTAGAGCAGCAGCCATAGAGCAACTAGAAGAGTGGGCAAATAGAGCAGGAGCGGAGATAGTTAAAAGTACTCAAGGCTCTGATCCTGGGGCAGTTGTTTTTGATACTTTAGTAGCAGCTCAATCAAGAGGAGCAGATATAGCTATAATAGATACTGCTGGAAGACTTCATAACAAAAATAATTTAATGAAAGAGTTAGAGAAGATCCATAATATAATTAAGAAAAAATTAGGAGAACAAAAATACGAATCTATTTTAGTTATAGATGGAACTACTGGTCAAAATGCTCTTAATCAAGCTAAAGTTTTTAATGAAGTTACTGAGTTAACAGGATTTATAATAACTAAATTAGATGGAACCGCTAAAGGTGGAATAGTGTTTAGTATATCTGAAGAGATAAAAAAACCTATTAAATTTATAGGGGTAGGAGAAAAAATAGAAGACTTAAGAGAGTTTAATGCAAATGAATATATACAAGCTATATTCGATTAACAAAAATTATATATTTTATAAATTTTTAAAAAAAATAATTGTAATTACAATTAAAATTTGTTAGTATATACTTAACGACTGTAAAGTTGTTGTTAAATTAGTATATAAAAAATTAAGATAAAATATAATTATTAAGGAAGTGAGTGTTTTGAGTTTTTTAGTAAAAATTAGAGAAAAGGCAAGAGAAGTACAAAAATCTGTTGTATTACCAGAAGGAACAGATGAAAGAGTAATTACAGCTGCAGCTAAAATAGTTGAGTTAGGAGTTGCAAGACCAATTGTTTTAGGACACAGAGAAGACATGGAAAGAATAGCTAATGACTTAGGAATTAGCTTAAGAGGAGTAGAAGTTATAGAAGCTAAAAATCCTCCAAAACTAGAAACTTATGCAGCAAAATTAGCAGAGTTAAGAGCTAAAAAAGGAATGACAATAGAGCAAGCTAGAGAAATTTTATTAAATGACCCTAACTTCTATGGTGCAATGATGGTTAAGATGAAAGATGCAGATGCAATGGTATCTGGTTCTGATTCTCCAACAGCTGATGTATTAAGAGCAGGATTACAAATAATAGGAACTAGACCAGGAATAAAAACTGTATCATCAGTATTTGTAATGGAATTAACAGAAAGACAAGATACTTATGGAGATGTATTATTATTTGGAGACTGTTCAGTAATTCCTGTACCTACAGCAGAACAATTAGCTGATATAGCTGAAGCTTCAGTAGTAACTGCTCACAATGTAGTTGGAATGGAAGGTAAAGTAGCGTTAATGACTTTCTCTAC
Above is a window of Fusobacterium mortiferum ATCC 9817 DNA encoding:
- a CDS encoding tetratricopeptide repeat protein; the encoded protein is MKKIIGVFILLTSLAYGEGFLFFGNNSEEREKLETQKQEMALRWEKIKELDKKISFDKDKENLEKNYKEYKKEFDIYMEYLKQDSEELFKVGDYYFRDGRYEKAYEVFLQDSTNLKNVFGAATTARFLNEYDSSLKLYTQAIDMAPNFYESYLGRGIVNRNIGNYSEAINDFKKYMEYKKDESVYTGLGDVYMVTGNYEEAKKILEVARNRYPNSKVIKDMLIRTYAELKNN
- the dprA gene encoding DNA-processing protein DprA: MEWYRLAVKKLKDSSFRRVLEKFEKYEDIFKLDKIYLKKYCNLDEEDLEKIYSSKDVNILDELKKLEKNKISLLFIKDKEYPEELKNITKPPIFLYYRGDISLLSGKRIGVVGTRRATSYGKIACEKLVRELVENGVTTVSGLANGIDGICHKKTLEFQGKTIAVVGSGLDIIYPYENRKIWEEIGEKGLLLSEYPMGTEPFAYNFPMRNRIIVGISQGIVVIESKAKGGSLITAELALEEGREVFAVPGEIFSPASEGCNTLIKNSGAKLVTDVDDILVEFGWNREKKLKEEKLDLTDYEKKIYNTLVKEKNLDEIIEETSMKASEVLSILMDLEVKKIIVSIAGGKYRRKY
- the trmFO gene encoding methylenetetrahydrofolate--tRNA-(uracil(54)-C(5))-methyltransferase (FADH(2)-oxidizing) TrmFO, which produces MTYNKEVVVVGAGLAGSEAAYQLAKRGIKVKLYEMKKIKKTEAHKSDDFAELVCSNSLGADNLANASGLMKEELRRLGSLVIKSADNNRVPAGQALAVDRDGFSQEITSTLRKMENIEIIEEELIEIPEDKIVLIASGPLTSEALSKKIGELTHSDYLYFYDAAAPIVTLESINMDIAYRQSRYGKGEGEYINCPMDKEQYYAFYNALITAERAPLKAFEEEKIFDACMPVERIAMTGEKTLVFGPLKPKGLINPKTDKMDYAVVQLRQDDKEGKLYNIVGFQTNLKWGEQKRVFSMIPGLENAEFIRYGVMHRNTFINSTQLLDETLKLKTKDNIYFAGQITGSEGYVSSVATGMMAAINIAHRLEEKSSFILDDRSAIGAMVKYITEEKKNFQPMGPNFGIIRSLDERIRDKKERYNKISNIALEYLDTKLDEIK
- a CDS encoding tyrosine-type recombinase/integrase encodes the protein MVEMANWNIEKDIKDFLYFEEFGNNKSPNTIKSMKKDLFQLAEYLNEIEKVDNCMAIDSVMIRGFIINLQENGITKRTINRKLSSLRSFFKYLVREKRINQSPVEVIASPSFYTQKPDILTLEEINKLREVISLKNANGLRDRLILELLYSSGITSVEMLGVGEGVFDLDKRELYVSNGKSRRVVFFSERTREFFKRYIKAKKEKYKEKYNPDILFVNGSATRLSDRSLRRIIDRYAVKAGIEREISPYSFRHTFAVHMLSHGMDILYLKELMGHVTLESTKVYQELIKLKI
- the hslV gene encoding ATP-dependent protease subunit HslV, which gives rise to MIKATTIIAVKKDGKVAMAGDGQVTFGEVVFKSNAKKIRKIEKYNIMAGFAGAAADAFALMDKFESKLEEFGGNLKKSAVELAKDWRNDKALRVLDAMLIVADKDTILVLSGNGDVIEPDGDIAAIGSGGSYAYAAARALLLHGKDMPVEQIAIEAMAIAGEMCIYTNSNITYDVIK
- the yqeH gene encoding ribosome biogenesis GTPase YqeH is translated as MSKKICIGCGIELQSDYPEKNGYLPAAKLEEPGEHYCQRCFKIKNYGKYMPVRLTRDDYRKVVQEEMVNSQVAIAVFDIIDFEGSFDDEILDVLREMDSIVVINKLDLIPDEKHPSEVANWVKVRLAEEGIAPLDIAIVSSKNGYGINGIFKKIKHFYPDGVEALVLGVTNVGKSSIVNRLLGLKKVTVSKYPGTTLKSVRNQIPHTKITLVDTPGLIPEGRISDLVCENCNLKMVPANEISRKTFKMSKGRALIIGELLWFRILNEDEMKPIFSLYAAKDVTFHETNEDKLKELLKTDRGDLLTPPCENCIDEYRKLEKIKHRVTVKTGEELVFKGLGWISVKRGPLEIEITAPKEAGIVIRDAFIKPKR
- a CDS encoding NAD(P)/FAD-dependent oxidoreductase, whose protein sequence is MKYDIIFLGGGQAGIFGAYEAIEKKPDLKILVLDKGKMLKQRVCPKEKLGKCVNCPTCAIIYGVSGAGAFSDSKFNMDYRVGGDVHVVTGKKIVNDTIKDVVEVYRKFGFNEEPTGLKYNPTMEKIKKGCIENRIQLVDTPTMHLGTDGSRRLYTQLIDYLLEKGVEFITEREIESLIVEDNHVKGIIVTHKGKEERYYSDNVVAGMGRSGAKKMKELCQKHDIKYENGAIDIGVRAEIPDIIMKEINENFYEAKMIYYSRNYRDKMRTFCSNPSGFIAAEKYDDFILANGHAYKDRKSTNTNLALLCTKKFTEPFNQPFEYATAIAKMSSMLTGGKLLVQSYADLKEGRRSTDERLERLNIVPTTEDYVAGDIALACPQRLLDNIMEFIEVLDKITPGFASGDLLLYFPEIKFRSTRLEINEHMETSMKGLYAVGDSSGYGSGLNIAAVMGILAVRDIINK
- the ftsY gene encoding signal recognition particle-docking protein FtsY; the encoded protein is MGFLSKLFGRKKDEEKKEPLKIAEVEIDEILEKNEEISEEVKEKKETVQESIEKKVEKVEAKKEIEDDIKSEAIVEKNSEEAQVIKEVKEEKKGFFASLKDKLFKSREGLFGTLKSFILGRSVIDDEMYEELEDILIQSDIGMDMTVKIVKELEKEVKRRGVKDPKEVYPVLREVMEGFLIKENNEIHIEDGKLNVILVVGVNGVGKTTTIGKLASKYVKEGKKVILGAGDTFRAAAIEQLEEWANRAGAEIVKSTQGSDPGAVVFDTLVAAQSRGADIAIIDTAGRLHNKNNLMKELEKIHNIIKKKLGEQKYESILVIDGTTGQNALNQAKVFNEVTELTGFIITKLDGTAKGGIVFSISEEIKKPIKFIGVGEKIEDLREFNANEYIQAIFD
- the pta gene encoding phosphate acetyltransferase, which codes for MSFLVKIREKAREVQKSVVLPEGTDERVITAAAKIVELGVARPIVLGHREDMERIANDLGISLRGVEVIEAKNPPKLETYAAKLAELRAKKGMTIEQAREILLNDPNFYGAMMVKMKDADAMVSGSDSPTADVLRAGLQIIGTRPGIKTVSSVFVMELTERQDTYGDVLLFGDCSVIPVPTAEQLADIAEASVVTAHNVVGMEGKVALMTFSTKGSAHHPDIDVVIEAGKILEERNVKFHYIAEVQADAAIVKSVAMKKCPESKVAGNANILIFPNLAAGNIGYKLVQRLAGANAYGPLIQGLAAPINDLSRGCSVDDIVNLVAITAVQAAE